The proteins below come from a single Ahaetulla prasina isolate Xishuangbanna chromosome 16, ASM2864084v1, whole genome shotgun sequence genomic window:
- the LOC131186268 gene encoding uncharacterized protein LOC131186268, whose product MEARQGFLPRLKVQLKKTFWVTEGSMAKLLMAGAKCAEAVTQKNHYYDTASDDLAMAGLWLSRRDEEWFLIVESQEGGTQEKLEEKDAHPAPPDPRETLSPKMTNDVPRDNALACRKPSKEKIEEAEDLLETQLQQLDSKAAKSEGPTFSSTFTELVGKSEITAYLAAHLRLGLNTEEGESTTMEGFLQEVGIRHYASNHVVNQATYLLSDRYTVVVQREEGSLRESATVVLEVDAFSVCKGLEEIERLAAYLGFEQQGVQSEREFMA is encoded by the coding sequence ATGGAAGCGAGGCAGGGGTTTCTCCCGAGACTCAAAGTCCAGCTGAAGAAAACGTTTTGGGTAACAGAAGGTAGCATGGCTAAACTGTTGATGGCGGGTGCCAAATGCGCGGAGGCCGTCACACAGAAGAACCATTACTATGACACAGCTTCGGATGATCTTGCCATGGCTGGATTGTGGCTAAGCCGAAGGGATGAAGAATGGTTTCTCATAGTAGAATCACAGGAGGGAGGAACTCAAGAAAAGTTGGAGGAGAAAGACGCCCATCCAGCCCCCCCTGATCCACGGGAAACTTTATCCCCGAAGATGACCAACGATGTCCCGCGGGACAACGCTCTTGCCTGTAGGAAGCCATCCAAAGAGAAGATAGAAGAGGCGGAGGATCTACTCGAAACCCAACTGCAACAGCTTGATTCGAAGGCAGCAAAATCCGAAGGCCCCACATTTAGTTCTACCTTCACCGAGTTGGTGGGCAAGAGCGAGATCACCGCGTATCTAGCAGCCCATCTCCGCCTAGGCTTGAACACCGAGGAAGGCGAAAGCACAACCATGGAAGGCTTTCTCCAGGAGGTGGGCATCCGACACTATGCCAGCAACCACGTCGTTAACCAAGCCACGTATCTACTGTCCGACAGGTATACCGTTGTCGTTCAAAGGGAAGAAGGCTCTTTAAGAGAGTCTGCGACGGTGGTGTTGGAGGTCGACGCGTTTAGCGTTTGCAAAGGTTTGGAAGAGATCGAAAGATTGGCCGCCTACCTGGGGTTTGAACAGCAAGGAGTTCAGAGCGAGCGAGAGTTTATGGCGTAG